A section of the Mesobacillus jeotgali genome encodes:
- the tnpA gene encoding IS200/IS605 family transposase, translating to MSKDNNSLAHTTWNCKYHIVFAPKYRRQIIYGKIKKDIGEILRTLCERKGVEIIEATACKDHVHMLVSIPPKISVSSFVGYLKGKSSLMIFDRHANLKYRYGNRKFWCTGYYVDTVGRNKKVIEEYIRNQIQDDIVAEQLTMMEYIDPFTGEEVKKKKRS from the coding sequence ATGTCTAAAGACAATAACAGTTTAGCACACACTACCTGGAATTGTAAGTATCACATCGTATTCGCCCCAAAGTATAGGAGACAAATCATTTATGGGAAAATCAAAAAAGATATTGGGGAAATACTGCGTACATTATGTGAAAGAAAAGGTGTAGAAATAATTGAAGCAACCGCCTGTAAGGACCACGTACATATGTTAGTGAGTATACCGCCCAAAATAAGTGTGTCCTCTTTTGTCGGTTACTTAAAAGGGAAAAGCAGTTTAATGATATTTGATCGTCACGCAAACCTGAAATACAGATATGGAAACCGTAAATTCTGGTGTACAGGATATTATGTCGATACAGTAGGTAGAAATAAAAAGGTAATAGAAGAATACATTCGAAATCAAATACAGGATGATATAGTCGCAGAGCAGTTAACGATGATGGAGTACATTGATCCATTCACAGGAGAAGAAGTGAAGAAAAAGAAAAGAAGTTAA